From the Candidatus Acidiferrales bacterium genome, the window GCTTATCCACGTCAACGCCGAGCTGGTCCCTAACAGCCACATCCACATCACCAACGCCTTCACGCACAAACAAGAACTTTTCCGGGTTGTCTGGGTCGGCGAGCGCAAGGCGGAGAGCGGCTATGACGTTGGCGTCGAGCTGCTCAACCCGAGTGATGTCTTCTGGGGAATTTCTTTCCCGCCGAGTGTCGAAGCCAAACCGCAACCCGCTTGACCAGGTTTTCCCCTCGGGGGCCCTGCGCCCCACGTTGCCGGGCGTGGTATCATTCCCCCGTTGCCTGATTCTCAAAACCACACGGCTTCCCTGGAAGGCGTAGAACGTCGTTCCGGTTGCGCCACTCTCAGGCAAGCCCGCCATCAAGCCAGGCGGGCAGGCTCTTGCACCTTGACGAGTCAGGGTTCAGGGCAAGGAGGCTCCCATGTCTCCTCCGTCGGCAGGCCTGATTGAAACCTTGCTGTTTGTCTGGGGCGGCATCACGGTGCTCCTCATCGGGTTGATCATCTACCGTGGTCTGGTGGGCATGAGGGAAGAGGACCAACTCTTCCTCGACGCTGCCGAAGAGCACATGCAGCGCGAGCAGGAAGAGATCGTCGCCCGCGTCACTCGGGTGGCGCCCTTCATCACCGTCTTGAGCTATCTCTCCGGCGGGATGATTCTGCTCATTCTGGCGCTCTGGCTATGGCGGCAGGTGAGTGAGTTCTGAGCAAAGCCCAGCACCGTACGGTGCGGGGCGAAGGGCGAGGATCGCGCTTCGAACCTCGCCTCCGGCTCGGCTCGCCGCGGCAGGGGCGGGGAGCTAGGCCGGCGGCTTGGGTGGCGGGGGCTGCGCCGGCGCGGCTGCCGGCGGGGGCACGGTGGCGACGGAAGTGTGGTTGAGGCTGACGAACCACTTCTTGCCGCGTTTTTCCAAAATCAAAGTCGAGTGTCCCAGCGCCCCGATGGGCTGCCCGTTTTGGATGGCGGCAAACCGCCACTGATAAGCCGCCCAGGCGATTTTCCCTTTGACCGTTATCTGCGTATTTTCTCGCTCGAAGCTGACGTCGCGCAAATTTTCTCGCTGGAACTGCAGCGCGATG encodes:
- a CDS encoding PilZ domain-containing protein; amino-acid sequence: MSSQGQQFRERRRSERVLIRIPIKVLGTDSVGKEVKIDAEAVVVSRHGALIHVNAELVPNSHIHITNAFTHKQELFRVVWVGERKAESGYDVGVELLNPSDVFWGISFPPSVEAKPQPA
- a CDS encoding nuclear transport factor 2 family protein, with translation MKSPKKRFPWLFLAAILWAVSPPMAGPLLGADDRAEVEQTIKNMLLAWQTGNLDELGQYVAQDVTVVSGVYQPPLQGWQAYRIALQFQRENLRDVSFERENTQITVKGKIAWAAYQWRFAAIQNGQPIGALGHSTLILEKRGKKWFVSLNHTSVATVPPPAAAPAQPPPPKPPA